The following coding sequences are from one Microtus pennsylvanicus isolate mMicPen1 chromosome 1, mMicPen1.hap1, whole genome shotgun sequence window:
- the Cldn3 gene encoding claudin-3 — MSMGLEITGTSLAVLGWLCSIVCCALPMWRVSAFIGSSIITAQITWEGLWMNCVVQSTGQMQCKVYDSLLALPQDLQAARALIVVSILMAAFGLLVALVGAQCTNCVQDETAKAKITIGAGVLFLLASLLTLVPVSWSANTIIRDFYNPLVPEAQKREMGAGLYVGWAAAALQLLGGALLCCSCPPRDKYTTTKVLYSAPRSTGPGTGTGTAYDRKDYV; from the coding sequence ATGTCCATGGGCCTGGAGATCACCGGCACGTCGCTGGCCGTGCTGGGCTGGCTGTGCAGCATCGTGTGCTGCGCTCTCCCCATGTGGCGCGTCTCGGCATTCATCGGTAGCAGCATCATCACGGCGCAGATCACCTGGGAGGGCCTGTGGATGAACTGCGTGGTGCAGAGCACCGGGCAGATGCAGTGCAAGGTGTACGACTCGCTGCTGGCCCTGCCGCAGGACCTGCAGGCTGCCCGAGCCCTCATCGTGGTGTCCATCCTGATGGCCGCCTTCGGGCTCCTCGTGGCGCTCGTGGGCGCCCAGTGCACTAACTGCGTACAAGACGAGACGGCCAAGGCCAAGATCACCATCGGGGCGGGAGTGCTTTTCCTGTTGGCCTCTCTGCTCACCTTAGTACCCGTGTCCTGGTCGGCCAACACCATCATCAGGGATTTCTATAACCCACTGGTGCCTGAGGCCCAGAAGCGGGAGATGGGAGCTGGGCTGTACGTGGGCTGGGCAGCCGCCGCATTGCAGCTACTAGGGGGCGCCTTGCTCTGCTGCTCCTGCCCACCACGCGACAAGTACACGACCACCAAGGTCCTCTATTCTGCGCCGCGATCCACCGGGCCTGGCACCGGTACCGGCACCGCCTATGACCGCAAGGACTATGTCTGA